A DNA window from Zingiber officinale cultivar Zhangliang chromosome 3A, Zo_v1.1, whole genome shotgun sequence contains the following coding sequences:
- the LOC122053323 gene encoding succinate dehydrogenase [ubiquinone] iron-sulfur subunit 1, mitochondrial-like yields the protein MATARVLLRRGSAAVRSLLPTHGTATAAMAPAAARLLQAQTHSSQSDAAAASKPKRTKTFSTYRWNPDHPEKPQLQNYEIDLGECGPMVLDALIKIKNEIDPSLTFRRSCREGICGSCAMNIDGDNGLACLTKIPSSSASATITPLPHMYVIKDLVVDMTNFYSQYKSVEPWLKRKDPSPNPGKEIPQSKKDRSKLDGMYECILCACCSTSCPSYWWNPETYLGPAALLHANRWIQDSRDQYTKERLDAVNDEFKLYRCHTIMNCAHACPKGLNPAKQIESIKKLQLQ from the exons ATGGCTACCGCAAGGGTTCTTCTCCGCCGAGGCTCCGCCGCGGTGCGTAGCCTTCTCCCCACCCATGGTACGGCGACCGCCGCCATGGCCCCCGCGGCTGCGCGTCTCCTCCAGGCGCAGACCCACTCCTCCCAGTCTGACGCTGCTGCCGCATCCAAGCCCAAGCGCACCAAGACCTTCTCCACCTACCGTTGGAATCCCGATCATCCCGAGAAGCCGCAGCTCCAGAACTATGAGATCGATCTCGGCGAGTGCGGACCCATGGTCCTCGACGCCCTGATTAAGATCAAGAACGAGATCGATCCTTCCCTCACCTTCCGCCGCTCCTGCCGCGAGGGCATCTGCGGGTCGTGCGCGATGAACATCGACGGCGACAACGGGTTAGCCTGCCTCACCAAGATCCCATCCTCCTCGGCCTCCGCCACCATCACCCCGCTGCCGCACATGTACGTGATCAAGGATCTGGTGGTGGACATGACCAACTTCTACAGCCAGTACAAGAGCGTGGAGCCATGGCTCAAGAGGAAGGATCCGTCGCCGAACCCTGGGAAGGAGATTCCGCAGAGCAAGAAGGACCGCTCGAAGCTTGATGGTATGTACGAGTGTATCCTTTGCGCCTGTTGTAGCACATCCTGCCCTAGCTACTGGTGGAACCCTGAGACCTATCTAGGTCCGGCTGCTCTCTTGCATGCCAACAG GTGGATACAGGACAGTCGAGATCAGTACACAAAGGAGCGTCTGGATGCAGTTAACGACGAGTTTAAGCTGTATCGATGCCACACTATCATGAACTGTGCTCATGCTTGTCCCAAGGGATtgaatcctgcaaaacaaattgAATCCATTAAGAAGCTTCAGCTTCAGTAA
- the LOC122054231 gene encoding OVARIAN TUMOR DOMAIN-containing deubiquitinating enzyme 4-like isoform X1 → MSGSERTSRSHLRSIRIPGDGRCLFRSIAHGACLREGKPSPSENLQKELADELRSKVADEFIKRRTDTEWFLEGDFDTYVRQIRKPHIWGGEPELLMCSHVLQMPITVYMSSNNPDGLKIIAEYGQEYSKENPIRVLYHGYGHYDALQMPLAKTKSKWLSH, encoded by the exons ATGTCGGGATCGGAGCGCACCTCCCGTAGCCATCTGCGATCCATTC GAATACCTGGTGATGGAAGGTGCTTGTTCAGATCAATAGCCCATGGTGCCTGCCTCAGAGAAGGGAAGCCATCTCCAAGCGAAAACCTCCAGAAGGAACTTGCAGATGAGCTGAGATCAAAA GTGGCTGATGAATTCATCAAGAGGAGGACAGACACAGAATG GTTTCTTGAGGGAGACTTTGACACATATGTGAGGCAGATCAGGAAGCCTCACATTTGGGGAGGTGAACCAGAGCTGCTCATGTGTTCTCATGTTCTTCA GATGCCGATCACGGTTTACATGTCGAGCAACAACCCTGATGGCCTAAAAATCATAGCTGAGTATGGTCAGGAATATAGCAAAGAGAATCCGATTCGAGTGCTGTATCATGGGTATGGGCACTATGATGCACTGCAGATGCCTCTTgcaaaaacaaaatcaaaatggTTGAGTCATTGA
- the LOC122054231 gene encoding OVARIAN TUMOR DOMAIN-containing deubiquitinating enzyme 4-like isoform X2, with translation MGSGLGIPGDGRCLFRSIAHGACLREGKPSPSENLQKELADELRSKVADEFIKRRTDTEWFLEGDFDTYVRQIRKPHIWGGEPELLMCSHVLQMPITVYMSSNNPDGLKIIAEYGQEYSKENPIRVLYHGYGHYDALQMPLAKTKSKWLSH, from the exons ATGGGAAGTGGCTTGG GAATACCTGGTGATGGAAGGTGCTTGTTCAGATCAATAGCCCATGGTGCCTGCCTCAGAGAAGGGAAGCCATCTCCAAGCGAAAACCTCCAGAAGGAACTTGCAGATGAGCTGAGATCAAAA GTGGCTGATGAATTCATCAAGAGGAGGACAGACACAGAATG GTTTCTTGAGGGAGACTTTGACACATATGTGAGGCAGATCAGGAAGCCTCACATTTGGGGAGGTGAACCAGAGCTGCTCATGTGTTCTCATGTTCTTCA GATGCCGATCACGGTTTACATGTCGAGCAACAACCCTGATGGCCTAAAAATCATAGCTGAGTATGGTCAGGAATATAGCAAAGAGAATCCGATTCGAGTGCTGTATCATGGGTATGGGCACTATGATGCACTGCAGATGCCTCTTgcaaaaacaaaatcaaaatggTTGAGTCATTGA
- the LOC122053324 gene encoding aspartokinase 2, chloroplastic-like isoform X2 — protein MAASIQFALQSPITGNKRNSETSIGVSSRFCYIKLGTEPSMRWVCGKRKCSYDRRILTVSCQKGVTSSSKEGEAWKQSLDGEATPLSVVMKFGGSSVASAERMKEVADLIISFSEERPVIVLSAMGKTTNKLLLAGEQAVCCGVSNVSEICELGLIKELHLKAVLELGLDKSIISVLLDELEQLLKGIAMMKELTLRTRDYLVSFGECMSTRIFAAYLNKIGVKARQYDAFDIGFITTDDFTNADILEATYPAVAKKLHGDWIKDSAIPIVTGFLGKGWKTCAVTTLGRGGSDLTATTIGKALGLREIQVWKDVDGVLTCDPNIYPKARPVPHLTFEEAAELAYFGAQVLHPQSMRPAREGDIPVRVKNSYNPQAPGTVITKERDMSKAVLTSIVLKSNITMLDIVSTRMLGQYGFLAKVFSIFEDLGISVDCVATSEVSISVTLDPSKLWSRELIQQELDHVVEELEKIAVVHLLQHRSIISLIGNVQRSSLILEKAFNVLRKNGVNVQMISQGASKVNISLIVQDSEAKQCVPALHAAFFESDSLPELEEAGFSDNGAPVPSISLL, from the exons ATGGCAGCGTCTATCCAATTTGCCCTTCAATCTCCTATTACCGGAAATAAGAGGAATTCGGAGACCTCTATTGGCGTATCATCGAGATTTTGTTATATTAAGCTCGGAACTGAACCTTCTATGAGATGGGTCTGTGGAAAGAGGAAGTGTAGTTATGATAGAAGAATTTTGACGGTCAGCTGTCAGAAAGGAGTAACGTCTTCCTCCAAGGAGGGTGAGGCATGGAAGCAGAGTTTGGACGGTGAAGCAACGCCACTGAGTGTTGTGATGAAATTTGGCGGGTCATCAGTCGCTTCGGCGGAGAGGATGAAAGAGGTAGCTGACCTCATTATAAGCTTTTCTGAGGAAAGGCCGGTGATCGTTCTCTCTGCCATGGGAAAGACGACTAATAAACTTTTGCTG GCTGGTGAGCAAGCAGTTTGCTGTGGCGTCTCTAATGTATCAGAAATTTGTGAGTTAGGATTGATAAAAGAGCTTCACCTCAA GGCAGTTCTTGAACTCGGGCTTGACAAGTCTATCATATCTG TTTTGTTGGATGAGTTAGAACAACTTCTGAAAGGTATTGCAATGATGAAAGAGCTAACACTTCGCACAAGAGACTATCTGGTTTCATTTGGAGAATGCATGTCTACACGAATCTTTGCGgcatatctaaacaaaattggtGTAAAAGCACGACAG TACGATGCGTTTGATATTGGTTTCATAACCACAGATGACTTTACAAATGCAGACATTTTGGAAGCAACTTATCCAGCCGTTGCCAAGAAGTTACATGGTGATTGGATTAAGGATTCAGCAATTCCTATTGTTACTGGCTTTCTTGGGAAG GGTTGGAAAACTTGTGCTGTTACAACTTTAGGCCGAGGAGGAAGTGACTTGACTGCTACAACTATTGGCAAAGCTTTGGGATTACGTGAAATTCAG GTCTGGAAGGATGTTGATGGTGTCTTGACTTGTGATCCTAATATATATCCCAAAGCAAGGCCTGTTCCGCATTTGACATTTGAAGAGGCAGCTGAGCTTGCCTATTTTGGTGCTCAG GTTTTGCATCCCCAATCTATGAGACCTGCTAGAGAAGGTGATATACCAGTGAGAGTAAAAAATTCCTACAATCCTCAAGCTCCTGGTACTGTTATTACAAAGGAGAGAGATATGAGTAAG GCTGTCCTAACCAGCATTGTTTTGAAGTCAAATATTACCATGTTGGATATAGTGAGCACTCGAATGCTTGGTCAGTATGGTTTCTTAGCCAAG GTTTTCTCCATATTTGAAGATTTAGGGATCTCTGTCGATTGTGTAGCAACCAGCGAAGTTAGCATTTCTGTGACACTGGATCCCTCAAAACTCTGGAGTAGGGAATTAATTCAGCAG GAACTCGATCATGTGGTTGAAGAACTAGAGAAAATTGCAGTGGTTCATCTCCTTCAGCATCGATCAATCATTTCTCTTATTGGAAACGTACAACGCTCATCATTGATACTAGAAAAG GCATTCAATGTTCTTCGCAAGAATGGAGTGAATGTCCAGATGATATCTCAGGGAGCATCGAAG GTGAACATTTCCTTAATAGTTCAAGACAGTGAAGCAAAGCAGTGTGTGCCTGCTCTACATGCAGCGTTCTTTGAGAGTGATTCTCTCCCAGAGCTTGAGGAAGCTGGATTTAGCGACAATGGAGCACCAGTGCCATCCATTTCTCTACTGTAG
- the LOC122053324 gene encoding aspartokinase 2, chloroplastic-like isoform X1, whose protein sequence is MAASIQFALQSPITGNKRNSETSIGVSSRFCYIKLGTEPSMRWVCGKRKCSYDRRILTVSCQKGVTSSSKEGEAWKQSLDGEATPLSVVMKFGGSSVASAERMKEVADLIISFSEERPVIVLSAMGKTTNKLLLAGEQAVCCGVSNVSEICELGLIKELHLKAVLELGLDKSIISVLLDELEQLLKGIAMMKELTLRTRDYLVSFGECMSTRIFAAYLNKIGVKARQYDAFDIGFITTDDFTNADILEATYPAVAKKLHGDWIKDSAIPIVTGFLGKGWKTCAVTTLGRGGSDLTATTIGKALGLREIQVWKDVDGVLTCDPNIYPKARPVPHLTFEEAAELAYFGAQVLHPQSMRPAREGDIPVRVKNSYNPQAPGTVITKERDMSKAVLTSIVLKSNITMLDIVSTRMLGQYGFLAKVFSIFEDLGISVDCVATSEVSISVTLDPSKLWSRELIQQASTEELDHVVEELEKIAVVHLLQHRSIISLIGNVQRSSLILEKAFNVLRKNGVNVQMISQGASKVNISLIVQDSEAKQCVPALHAAFFESDSLPELEEAGFSDNGAPVPSISLL, encoded by the exons ATGGCAGCGTCTATCCAATTTGCCCTTCAATCTCCTATTACCGGAAATAAGAGGAATTCGGAGACCTCTATTGGCGTATCATCGAGATTTTGTTATATTAAGCTCGGAACTGAACCTTCTATGAGATGGGTCTGTGGAAAGAGGAAGTGTAGTTATGATAGAAGAATTTTGACGGTCAGCTGTCAGAAAGGAGTAACGTCTTCCTCCAAGGAGGGTGAGGCATGGAAGCAGAGTTTGGACGGTGAAGCAACGCCACTGAGTGTTGTGATGAAATTTGGCGGGTCATCAGTCGCTTCGGCGGAGAGGATGAAAGAGGTAGCTGACCTCATTATAAGCTTTTCTGAGGAAAGGCCGGTGATCGTTCTCTCTGCCATGGGAAAGACGACTAATAAACTTTTGCTG GCTGGTGAGCAAGCAGTTTGCTGTGGCGTCTCTAATGTATCAGAAATTTGTGAGTTAGGATTGATAAAAGAGCTTCACCTCAA GGCAGTTCTTGAACTCGGGCTTGACAAGTCTATCATATCTG TTTTGTTGGATGAGTTAGAACAACTTCTGAAAGGTATTGCAATGATGAAAGAGCTAACACTTCGCACAAGAGACTATCTGGTTTCATTTGGAGAATGCATGTCTACACGAATCTTTGCGgcatatctaaacaaaattggtGTAAAAGCACGACAG TACGATGCGTTTGATATTGGTTTCATAACCACAGATGACTTTACAAATGCAGACATTTTGGAAGCAACTTATCCAGCCGTTGCCAAGAAGTTACATGGTGATTGGATTAAGGATTCAGCAATTCCTATTGTTACTGGCTTTCTTGGGAAG GGTTGGAAAACTTGTGCTGTTACAACTTTAGGCCGAGGAGGAAGTGACTTGACTGCTACAACTATTGGCAAAGCTTTGGGATTACGTGAAATTCAG GTCTGGAAGGATGTTGATGGTGTCTTGACTTGTGATCCTAATATATATCCCAAAGCAAGGCCTGTTCCGCATTTGACATTTGAAGAGGCAGCTGAGCTTGCCTATTTTGGTGCTCAG GTTTTGCATCCCCAATCTATGAGACCTGCTAGAGAAGGTGATATACCAGTGAGAGTAAAAAATTCCTACAATCCTCAAGCTCCTGGTACTGTTATTACAAAGGAGAGAGATATGAGTAAG GCTGTCCTAACCAGCATTGTTTTGAAGTCAAATATTACCATGTTGGATATAGTGAGCACTCGAATGCTTGGTCAGTATGGTTTCTTAGCCAAG GTTTTCTCCATATTTGAAGATTTAGGGATCTCTGTCGATTGTGTAGCAACCAGCGAAGTTAGCATTTCTGTGACACTGGATCCCTCAAAACTCTGGAGTAGGGAATTAATTCAGCAGGCAAGTACAGAA GAACTCGATCATGTGGTTGAAGAACTAGAGAAAATTGCAGTGGTTCATCTCCTTCAGCATCGATCAATCATTTCTCTTATTGGAAACGTACAACGCTCATCATTGATACTAGAAAAG GCATTCAATGTTCTTCGCAAGAATGGAGTGAATGTCCAGATGATATCTCAGGGAGCATCGAAG GTGAACATTTCCTTAATAGTTCAAGACAGTGAAGCAAAGCAGTGTGTGCCTGCTCTACATGCAGCGTTCTTTGAGAGTGATTCTCTCCCAGAGCTTGAGGAAGCTGGATTTAGCGACAATGGAGCACCAGTGCCATCCATTTCTCTACTGTAG
- the LOC122053325 gene encoding protein TONNEAU 1a-like gives MDDYSREMMELKTLVTRTLEKKGVLARIRAELRASVFEAIEEEDQTLEKEDNVPPALLGSCNDRAKQLHTSPSGRLLTALVSEYLEWAQLGHTLKVYLPECNLPKDFWQHELKEFNTRTNKNGESGPLLLDVLEGYLKYENLTQNRLAGGRLLDPDNDSSSNFEVRNVRRSSSSAVSGGLPALSRPLPRNSSSDRRPSSSIPMSRKADYGWKYDVDEV, from the exons ATGGACGACTACTCGAGGGAAATGATGGAACTCAAGACGCTCGTCACCCGTACCCTTGAGAAGAAAGGCGTCCTCGCCAGGATTAGG GCCGAGCTCAGAGCTAGTGTATTTGAAGCcatagaagaagaagatcaaaCTCTTGAAAAAGAAGACAATGTTCCTCCTGCATTATTAGGAAGCTGCAACGATCGGGCAAAGCAACTTCATACCTCTCCTTCAG GAAGGTTATTAACGGCTTTAGTTTCCGAATACTTGGAATGGGCCCAGTTAGGTCACACCCTCAAAGTTTATCTACCTGAGTGTAATTTG CCAAAAGACTTCTGGCAACATGAATTGAAGGAATTTAATACCAGAACAAACAAAAACGGTGAAAGTGGTCCATTACTGTTAGATGTTCTTGAAGGATATCTAAAATATGAG AATTTGACTCAGAATAGATTGGCTGGTGGGAGGTTACTAGATCCAGATAATGATTCATCATCTAATTTTGAAGTCAGGAATGTGCGTAGGTCTTCATCATCAGCTGTATCCGGAGGATTGCCTGCATTGAGCAG ACCTTTACCCCGCAACTCATCTTCAG ATCGAAGGCCAAGTTCCTCGATTCCCATGTCCAGGAAGGCTGATTATGGATGGAAATATGATGTTGATGAAGTATAA